Proteins encoded in a region of the Quercus lobata isolate SW786 chromosome 8, ValleyOak3.0 Primary Assembly, whole genome shotgun sequence genome:
- the LOC115956738 gene encoding uncharacterized protein LOC115956738, whose product MDGSDDEQVPEQVEFNAKSDIRNVVLKKEMKFPNAKVFGAALREYAIKKPIDIKFKLNEKTKISVHCKNGCGWRCYASQISGELTFQIKTLTDDCTCPKSFKNSQATSAYVAKRFIEDFSKNPNWEVSGVHNHVMQNLPVDLSVNQVYRSKRKAKDLINGDEQLQYGVLRDYAQMITTVDKGSRVILQTEMAEETSQPKFKRMYVRFNAQKVGFLGGCRPFIGLDGCHIKHRFGGQILSATAKDANDNIFPVAMAVVEQETRESWIWFLEIFADDIGRPEELQLVFISDRQKGLIPAIETLFPTVEHRYCVKHIYNNFKVDHKGLELKDALWRCAAATTVREFERCMQYIRDLDEKAYEYLANIAPAQWTRSHFTPRALTDCLVNNLSESFNAMILKSRDKPILAMLEWIRVRLMTRLYTKREGIQKYAGKLCPSIQDRLEKLKVESKAFSATPAGSFLYEVGSQYERHVVDLVKKTCSCRSWDLNGIPCKHAITAIYTNIETPEDYTHPCYFKETYMEIYKEVLPPMPGQSEWAETGQPAPLAPHIYKPPGRPPKQRKRASDEPRNPYKASRQNRPVRCGKCKKEGHNSRGCKAGITGETPWQRRQRLQREKAAREGVPAPRSAPQPPSQQPTQTYNMMSATQPSSSQQGNQPRPSHKRAGWFSSSQTEFHTPRETWDTLPSSSQVT is encoded by the exons ATGGATGGGTCTGATGATGAGCAGGTACCTGAGCAAGTAGAGTTTAATGCTAAGAGTGACATAAGAAATGTTGTACTGAAGAAGGAGATGAAGTTCCCTAATGCAAAGGTGTTCGGAGCTGCTTTGAGGGAGTATGCAATCAAAAAACctattgacatcaaattcaagcttaatgagaagaccaagatatcAGTTCACTGCAAGAATGGGTGTGGGTGGAGATGTTATGCATCTCAAATAAGTGGAGAGctaacatttcaaattaagACCTTGACTGATGACTGTACTTGTCCTAAGTCTTTCAAAAACAGTCAAGCAACATCAGCTTATGTTGCTAAGAGGTTCATTgaggattttagcaaaaatccaaattgggaGGTGAGTGGTGTACACAACCATGTGATGCAAAATTTACCTGTTGACCTAAGTGTAAACCAAGTGTATAGGTCAAAGAGAAAGGCAAAGGATTTGATAAATGGAGATGAGCAACTGCAATATGGTGTCCTTAGGGACTATGCACAAATGATAACCACTGTAGACAAGGGGAGTAGGGTTATATTGCAGACAGAAATGGCTGAGGAGACTTCCCAGCCAAAATTTAAGAGGATGTATGTTAGGTTCAATGCTCAGAAGGTAGGATTTTTAGGTGGATGCAGGCCATTTATAGGTTTAGATGGTTGTCACATAAAGCACAGATTTGGTGGGCAAATCTTATCTGCCACTGCCAAGGATGCAAATGACAACATTTTTCCAGTAGCCATGGCTGTTGTGGAACAAGAAACCAGGGAGTCTTGGATatggtttttggaaatttttgctgATGATATAGGGAGGCCAGAGGAGCTTCAGTTGGTCTTCATTTCTGATAGGCAAAAG GGGCTTATACCTGCAATAGAGACACTATTCCCTACCGTGGAGCATAGATACTGTGTGAAACACatctacaacaatttcaaagttGATCACAAGGGATTGGAGCTGAAGGATGCATTGTGGAGGTGTGCTGCTGCCACAACAGTAAGGGAGTTTGAGAGATGCATGCAGTACATAAgggatttggatgaaaaggCATATGAGTATCTTGCAAACATTGCACCTGCACAGTGGACAAGGTCACACTTCACTCCTAGGGCCTTAACAGATTGTTTGGTAAATAATTTGAGTGAGTCTTTTAATGCAATGATATTGAAGTCTAGGGACAAGCCTATCTTGGCAATGTTGGAGTGGATTAGGGTTAGACTTATGACTAGACTTTACACAAAAAGGGAAGGGATACAGAAGTATGCTGGAAAGTTGTGTCCAAGCATACAAGATAGGTTGGAGAAATTGAAGGTTGAAAGTAAGGCATTTAGTGCTACCCCAGCTGGTAGTTTCCTTTATGAGGTAGGCAGTCAGTATGAGAGGCATGTAGTTGATTTGGTGAAGAAGACATGTAGCTGTAGGTCTTGGGATTTAAATGGCATTCCCTGCAAACATGCCATAACAGCCATTTATACAAACATTGAGACACCAGAAGACTATACCCACCCATGCTACttcaaagaaacttacatgGAGATATACAAGGAGGTACTTCCTCCCATGCCTGGCCAGTCAGAATGGGCTGAGACTGGACAGCCTGCTCCCCTGGCACCTCACATATACAAACCACCAGGCAGACCACCCAAGCAAAGAAAGAGGGCTTCTGATGAGCCTAGGAACCCTTACAAAGCAAGTAGACAGAACAGACCTGTAAGATGTGGGAAATGCAAAAAGGAAGGGCATAACTCAAGAGGGTGCAAGGCTGGCATCACTGGGGAGACACCATGGCAGAGGAGACAGAgacttcaaagagaaaaagct GCAAGGGAAGGGGTGCCTGCACCTAGATCTGCACCTCAGCCACCATCCCAGCAGCCTACCCAGACCTACAACATGATGTCTGCCACTCAGCCTTCATCCTCACAGCAAGGAAATCAACCTAGGCCATCTCACAAGAGAGCAGGATGGTTCTCTTCCTCACAAACAGAGTTTCACACACCTAGGGAGACCTGGGATACCTTACCAAGTTCTTCACAGGTAACTTAG